The genome window GCTACAAAAGCGGCGTATCGCTAAGCTACGAGATTGATCTGTGGCGCAAGCTCGCAAACTCCGCAGATGCCGCCATGTGGGAAGCAAACGCGACCAAATACGACCTAGAGGCCGCCAGACTCGCGCTCATTAACTCCGTCGCGGATGCGTATTTTGAAGCGAAATATCAAAAAGAGAGCATAAATCTATACGAAAAGACGCTAAAAAACTACGAGGAGCTTGAAGCCATCATAAAGGCCAAATTTGAGCTCGGCAAAGAAGAGGAGCTAAGCCTAAAACAGGTAAAAAGCTCGGTGATCTCGGCTAAAAATAGAATTTTAAACGCGAGCAAGAGCCTTGACGCGGCGGAAAAAACGCTAAGAAATCTGCTAAACGTTAAGCCCGAGTTTGAGTTAAATTTGAGCGGAAATTTGAGCGATGTCTCGCCGCAGGGCGTAAATTTAAACGTGCCGCTTTACGTTATCGGCGCGCGTCCTGATTTGCAGGCTGCTATCTCGCGCATCAAAGAGGCGCTTTTGGGGGTTAAAGTTAGCGAAAAGAACTTCTACCCAAGCATCACGGTAGGCGTAGGACTTAGCGGTAGCGGAGATAGCGCGAGCGAGGGTCTGAAGCTAAATTTCTTAAGCGGAAATATCGCGATAAATTTACCGTTTTTAAACTACTCTAAGCTTAAATCAAAGTTAAAAATCTCCGAGCTAGAGTTTGAGACGATGAAGCTAAACTACGCGCAGACGCTAACGACCGCGCTAAACGAGATCGACGCCGGCTATAAAAATCTGCAAAAAGACGAGGCGGTTTTGCGAAATTTAAACGAAAATTTGCGAAATCTAAGCTCTATCAGCGACATATATAAGCTCAAATACGACTACGGCAAAACCGAGTTAAAAAACTATCTGGAGGCCCAAAATTCGCTGCTTGAAGGTAGGATCAGCCTGCTAGCTCAAAAATATAAAATTTTTGCAAGACGAAATCGGTATCTATAAAGCGGCAGCTGGAAAAGCGGAGTAATTTGACTATGTCGCGCGCATGATTTGCGGTTTTTTTGAGGCGCGTTAAATTTGCAGCGAATTTGACGGCTAGTTAAAATTTGGCTAGCCGCAAATGACCTTGCAAATTTACTCCCGCCGTTTGCCTAGAAAACAAAACAGCCCCGCTAGTATCGCAAAAAGCGCAAGCATAGATCCAGCGACGATTGTCGTGCCGTTTTGAAAGCCGCCTAAAAACATCCCGTTCGTATTCATCCCGAAAAATCCCGTGATAAAATTAGCGGTAAAAATAGCGCCGAAAGCAGCGTGAGGATGTAGATGTTTCGGTTGATTTTGTCGTTTTTTAGGCTCTGTATATGCGCGGTAGATATCGTCTATCCTGGCGGCGTTTTCACAGG of Campylobacter showae contains these proteins:
- a CDS encoding TolC family protein — translated: MKKTSIILAAFLLGGCAVTQINENYEQILLKEDASADIKINREWWTGYGQARLNELISLALKNNIDLAKSAIAVNKALAQAGVLQADLVPSFNANLGVETGKNIKTGGSWSESYKSGVSLSYEIDLWRKLANSADAAMWEANATKYDLEAARLALINSVADAYFEAKYQKESINLYEKTLKNYEELEAIIKAKFELGKEEELSLKQVKSSVISAKNRILNASKSLDAAEKTLRNLLNVKPEFELNLSGNLSDVSPQGVNLNVPLYVIGARPDLQAAISRIKEALLGVKVSEKNFYPSITVGVGLSGSGDSASEGLKLNFLSGNIAINLPFLNYSKLKSKLKISELEFETMKLNYAQTLTTALNEIDAGYKNLQKDEAVLRNLNENLRNLSSISDIYKLKYDYGKTELKNYLEAQNSLLEGRISLLAQKYKIFARRNRYL